A genomic window from Armatimonadota bacterium includes:
- a CDS encoding M55 family metallopeptidase: protein MRVYISVDMEGITGAAAGKHVQAGEKDYDRFRRLMTQEANAAVEGARAAGATDVVVSDGHGPMTNIMIEELHPGARLISGSNKLFGQLEGIDRGFDAAFFVGYHQREGGGDGIMNHTYLGRFVYEIRMHGEPVDEAAVNAGLAGAFNVPVALVTGDDQVCADAERRLPGVVTAPVKEALDRFVGLSLTPTKAQELIRERARQAVEAVRGGRVKPYRVKLPVTFEVDFKRTSPAHLATLFPGVERRGPRTIAITQADYVAAFKLLWGTLIIALAVSEGLL, encoded by the coding sequence GTGCGGGTGTACATCTCGGTCGATATGGAAGGGATCACCGGCGCGGCGGCGGGCAAGCACGTCCAGGCCGGGGAGAAGGACTACGACCGGTTCCGGCGGCTGATGACCCAGGAGGCCAACGCCGCTGTTGAGGGCGCCCGGGCCGCGGGCGCGACGGACGTGGTCGTCAGCGACGGCCACGGCCCCATGACCAACATCATGATCGAGGAGCTGCACCCGGGGGCCCGGCTGATCAGCGGCAGCAACAAGCTCTTCGGGCAGCTGGAAGGGATCGACCGGGGCTTCGACGCCGCATTTTTCGTCGGCTACCACCAGCGCGAGGGCGGCGGCGACGGCATCATGAACCACACCTACCTCGGACGGTTCGTCTACGAGATCCGCATGCACGGCGAGCCGGTGGACGAGGCCGCGGTGAACGCCGGCCTGGCCGGGGCGTTCAATGTTCCCGTCGCACTCGTCACCGGCGACGACCAGGTCTGCGCCGACGCCGAGCGACGCCTGCCGGGGGTGGTCACCGCTCCGGTGAAGGAAGCCCTCGACCGGTTCGTCGGCCTGAGCCTGACCCCGACGAAGGCCCAGGAACTCATCCGGGAACGCGCCCGCCAGGCGGTGGAAGCGGTGCGCGGCGGCCGCGTCAAACCCTACCGGGTGAAACTTCCCGTCACCTTCGAGGTGGACTTCAAGCGCACGTCCCCGGCGCACCTGGCCACGCTGTTCCCCGGGGTCGAACGCCGCGGGCCGCGCACCATCGCCATCACCCAGGCGGATTATGTCGCGGCCTTCAAGCTGCTGTGGGGGACCCTGATCATCGCCCTCGCGGTGTCGGAAGGACTCCTCTAG
- a CDS encoding DUF1343 domain-containing protein: MRFIAAVCIGLIILAGRLSPAILAQPPAVRVGADVVLTDGGVLAGRRIGLVTHSAGTTGDGRLTMDALAARDEVEIGALFAPEHGIDGSYGAGVRVPTVSRGRTPVYSLYGGVFQPTRQMLARVDTLVVDLQDAGVRPFTYASTMALVMRAAAETGKPVVILDRPNPLGGLTVDGPVLDPRYASFIGLYPIPYVHGMTLGELAALYNSAFGINARLTVVPMRGWERRMIWADTGLPWAAPSPGLVDPDIAPYYAATGPFDGTNVWNGVATESRFRVALAPWIDAPRLAERLNRYQLPGVHFTPSAIPYPLNGKVYQGVRLHITDPRIFRPSTTSVYILAEIRRMHGDRFRFRLSRRAPPLFDLVWGTGQVRSALQRGEPAEAIVRAWQPGLARFLRLRREHLLYE; the protein is encoded by the coding sequence GTGCGGTTCATTGCTGCAGTATGCATCGGCCTGATCATTCTGGCCGGGCGGCTCTCGCCGGCCATCCTGGCCCAGCCTCCCGCCGTCCGGGTAGGAGCCGACGTGGTGCTGACCGACGGCGGCGTGCTGGCCGGCCGGCGGATCGGACTCGTCACCCACAGTGCCGGGACCACCGGCGACGGCCGGCTCACCATGGACGCTCTGGCCGCCAGGGACGAGGTGGAGATCGGCGCGCTGTTCGCCCCCGAGCACGGGATCGACGGCAGTTACGGCGCCGGCGTGCGGGTGCCCACCGTCAGCCGGGGCCGGACGCCAGTCTACAGCCTGTACGGCGGCGTGTTTCAGCCTACGCGCCAGATGCTGGCCCGCGTCGACACGCTGGTGGTGGACCTGCAGGACGCCGGCGTGCGGCCGTTCACCTATGCGTCGACGATGGCTCTGGTCATGCGCGCGGCGGCCGAAACGGGGAAGCCGGTCGTCATCCTGGACCGTCCCAACCCCCTCGGCGGACTGACCGTGGACGGCCCGGTCCTCGACCCGCGGTACGCCTCGTTCATCGGTCTGTATCCCATCCCCTACGTGCACGGCATGACGCTCGGCGAACTGGCCGCCCTCTACAACTCCGCCTTCGGCATCAACGCGCGCCTCACCGTGGTCCCGATGCGGGGCTGGGAGCGGCGGATGATCTGGGCGGACACGGGGCTGCCCTGGGCCGCGCCCTCCCCGGGGCTGGTCGACCCCGATATCGCTCCCTACTATGCGGCCACCGGGCCCTTTGACGGGACCAACGTGTGGAACGGGGTGGCCACGGAATCGCGGTTCCGCGTCGCCCTCGCGCCGTGGATCGACGCCCCGCGCCTGGCGGAGCGGCTGAACCGGTACCAGCTGCCGGGCGTGCACTTTACCCCGTCCGCCATTCCCTATCCGCTGAACGGCAAAGTGTACCAGGGTGTCCGGCTGCACATCACCGACCCGAGGATCTTCCGGCCCTCCACGACCTCGGTCTACATCCTGGCCGAGATCCGCCGGATGCACGGGGACCGGTTCCGGTTCCGCCTGTCCCGCCGCGCGCCGCCCCTCTTCGATCTGGTCTGGGGGACCGGCCAGGTGCGGTCGGCCCTTCAGCGCGGCGAGCCGGCGGAGGCGATCGTGCGGGCCTGGCAGCCCGGGTTGGCGCGCTTCCTGCGCCTGCGCCGGGAGCACCTGCTGTACGAGTAG